A single window of Kitasatospora sp. HUAS MG31 DNA harbors:
- a CDS encoding HAMP domain-containing sensor histidine kinase, whose protein sequence is MTFPQQRNGDAQRTPGSGLAARAARRVWADMRPFDPVRSIKGKLALLVVVSVVLATGMVVVAIRSETQIRIIMIFSIIASLLFMQFLAHGLTAPLRDMTAAARAMAAGDYSARVDVASRDEIGELADTFNLMAADLEAADRHRRELIANVSHELRTPIAALRGVLENVVDGVVRPDPRTLGAALEQTERLGRLVTHLLDLSKLDDGVVPLDARPFDVRPFLDGVLRGVTVDGATAGGAWARRGDVRLALDVEPGTLAAVADPERLHQVVANLVDNACKHSPTGGTVTVRARAGQGPGALRLEVEDQGPGIPAEDRERVFERFGRSGTATATGPGADGGTGLGLAIARWAVDLHGGEIRVAEAARGCMIEVTLPGEARIPV, encoded by the coding sequence ATGACCTTCCCACAGCAACGCAACGGGGATGCCCAGCGCACCCCGGGCTCCGGCCTGGCCGCGCGTGCCGCGCGGCGCGTCTGGGCCGACATGAGGCCGTTCGACCCGGTCCGCTCGATCAAGGGCAAGCTGGCCCTGCTGGTGGTCGTGTCGGTGGTGCTGGCCACCGGCATGGTGGTGGTCGCGATCCGGTCCGAGACGCAGATCCGGATCATCATGATCTTCTCGATCATCGCGTCCCTGCTGTTCATGCAGTTCCTCGCGCACGGGCTGACCGCCCCGCTGCGCGACATGACCGCCGCGGCCCGCGCGATGGCCGCCGGCGACTACAGCGCCCGGGTGGACGTCGCCTCCCGGGACGAGATCGGCGAACTCGCCGACACCTTCAATCTGATGGCGGCCGATCTGGAGGCCGCCGACCGGCACCGCCGGGAGCTGATCGCCAACGTCTCGCACGAGCTGCGCACGCCGATCGCGGCGCTGCGCGGGGTGCTGGAGAACGTGGTGGACGGCGTGGTCCGGCCCGATCCGAGGACCCTGGGCGCCGCGCTGGAGCAGACCGAGCGGCTCGGCCGGCTGGTCACCCACCTGCTGGACCTCTCCAAGCTGGACGACGGCGTGGTGCCGCTGGACGCCCGCCCGTTCGACGTCCGCCCGTTCCTGGACGGCGTGCTGCGCGGGGTGACCGTGGACGGCGCGACCGCGGGCGGCGCCTGGGCCCGCCGCGGGGACGTCCGGCTGGCACTGGACGTGGAACCGGGGACGCTGGCGGCCGTCGCCGACCCGGAGCGGCTGCACCAGGTGGTGGCCAACCTGGTGGACAACGCCTGCAAGCACTCGCCCACCGGCGGCACGGTGACCGTGCGGGCCCGGGCCGGGCAGGGGCCGGGCGCCCTCCGGCTGGAGGTCGAGGACCAGGGCCCGGGCATCCCGGCCGAGGACCGCGAGCGGGTGTTCGAGCGGTTCGGCCGCAGCGGCACCGCCACCGCGACCGGCCCGGGTGCGGACGGCGGCACCGGACTGGGCCTGGCCATCGCCCGCTGGGCGGTCGACCTGCACGGCGGCGAGATCCGGGTGGCCGAGGCGGCCCGGGGCTGCATGATCGAGGTCACCCTGCCGGGTGAGGCCCGGATCCCCGTGTAG
- a CDS encoding response regulator transcription factor, which produces MTEIQQDSSSSTGTTVGTQRRVLVVEDEPTIAESIAARLGAEGFKVAVAHDGPGAVDGFHTWQPDLVVLDIMLPGFDGLEVCRRIQAQRPVPVLMLTARDDETDLLVGLGVGADDYMTKPFSMRELAARVNVLLRRVERAQQAARTPALGSLRFGELEIDHVQRRVRLGSGDVHLTPTEFDLLACLAAQPRAVLTREQLLAEVWDWTDASGTRTVDSHVKALRRKIGASWIRTVHGVGYALEAPLA; this is translated from the coding sequence GTGACAGAAATTCAGCAGGACAGCTCCAGCAGCACGGGTACCACGGTGGGTACCCAGCGACGGGTGCTCGTCGTCGAGGACGAGCCGACCATCGCGGAGTCCATCGCCGCCCGCCTGGGCGCCGAGGGGTTCAAGGTCGCGGTGGCCCACGACGGCCCGGGTGCCGTCGACGGCTTCCACACCTGGCAGCCGGACCTCGTGGTCCTGGACATCATGCTGCCCGGCTTCGACGGCCTCGAGGTGTGCCGCCGGATCCAGGCCCAGCGCCCGGTGCCGGTGCTGATGCTGACCGCCCGCGACGACGAGACGGACCTGCTGGTCGGCCTCGGCGTCGGTGCGGACGACTACATGACCAAGCCGTTCTCCATGCGCGAGCTCGCGGCCCGGGTGAACGTGCTGCTGCGCCGCGTGGAGCGGGCCCAGCAGGCGGCCCGGACGCCGGCGCTCGGCTCGCTGCGCTTCGGCGAACTGGAGATCGACCACGTGCAGCGCCGGGTGCGCCTCGGCTCGGGCGACGTCCACCTGACGCCCACCGAGTTCGACCTGCTGGCCTGCCTGGCCGCGCAGCCGCGGGCCGTGCTCACCCGCGAGCAGCTGCTCGCCGAGGTCTGGGACTGGACGGACGCCTCCGGCACCCGCACGGTCGACAGCCATGTGAAGGCGCTGCGCCGGAAGATCGGCGCCAGCTGGATCCGTACGGTGCACGGCGTCGGGTACGCCCTGGAGGCACCGCTCGCGTAA
- a CDS encoding rhomboid-like protein, producing the protein MTIRHILRRLASAVPTPRRNPFALGYLAVLLGTTLLARFGDPELVRRLQVASSSDAHNLLDHPLLALTASGLWVAGPVWMPYFWAFLLTVAPLERRVGGLRAAGVVAAGHIGATLVSQLVVVVAVASGGQPAEALDALDIGVSYGVLAGLGAVAGLLAPPGRLLALACASALLLDQILTDRDLVTGVGHPTALLIGIACWPALRRRRPLRARRRPVRATSAPSS; encoded by the coding sequence GTGACGATCCGCCACATCCTGCGTCGGCTCGCGTCCGCCGTGCCCACACCGCGGCGCAACCCCTTCGCGCTCGGGTACCTGGCGGTCCTGCTCGGCACCACGCTGCTGGCCCGCTTCGGCGACCCGGAGCTGGTGCGGCGGCTGCAGGTGGCCTCCAGCTCCGACGCGCACAACCTGCTCGACCACCCGCTGCTGGCGCTGACCGCCAGTGGGCTGTGGGTGGCCGGCCCGGTGTGGATGCCGTACTTCTGGGCCTTCCTGCTCACCGTCGCCCCGCTGGAGCGCCGGGTCGGCGGCCTGCGCGCCGCCGGGGTGGTGGCCGCCGGGCACATCGGGGCCACCCTGGTCTCGCAGCTGGTGGTGGTCGTCGCGGTGGCCTCCGGCGGTCAGCCCGCCGAGGCGCTCGACGCCCTGGACATCGGGGTCAGTTACGGAGTGCTGGCCGGCCTGGGCGCCGTCGCCGGACTCCTCGCGCCCCCCGGGCGCCTCCTCGCCCTGGCGTGCGCCTCCGCCCTCCTCCTGGACCAGATCCTCACCGACCGGGACCTGGTCACCGGCGTCGGGCACCCGACCGCCCTGCTGATCGGCATCGCCTGCTGGCCGGCCCTGCGCCGGCGCCGCCCGCTCCGGGCCCGTCGCCGCCCGGTCCGGGCCACCTCCGCCCCCAGCTCCTGA
- the lon gene encoding endopeptidase La, giving the protein MASTSTPLTLPVLPLDDEVVLPGMVVPLDLSDAEVRAAVEAARAGTRGVGKPQVLLVPRLDGSYGAVGTLATVEQVGRLADGDPAALVRAVRRLRIGAGTTGPGAALWVETAAFRESDPGLPVAGRAAELVKEYKALATQWLRRRGAWQIVDRVAAIEGVGELADNIGYAPFATAEQKLKVLLEADQLARLEYALQLMRDHLAEEEVNDTIRKDVEEGVAKQQKEFLLRRQLEAVRKELAELNGESGSEEEDYRARVEAAALPEKVREAALKEVDKLERASDQSPEGSWIRTWLDTVLELPWNERSEDAYDIAGARGVLDADHAGLADVKDRIVEYLAVRKRRADQGLGQIGGRRGGAVLALVGPPGVGKTSLGESVARAMGRSFVRVALGGVRDEAEIRGHRRTYVGALPGRIVRAIKEAGSMNPVVLLDEIDKVGSDYRGDPAAALLEVLDPAQNHTFRDHYLEVELDLSDVVFLATANVLEAIPEPLLDRMELVRLDGYTEDEKVVIARDHLLPRQLGRAGLRSEEVSVDEPALRRLAGEYTREAGVRNLERSIARILRKIAAQSELGERELPAAIGAEDLRALIGRPHHTPESAQEPAERRTAVPGVATGLAVTGAGGDVLYIEASLADAETGSTGLTLTGQLGEVMKESAHIALSYLRSRGAELELPVTGLRERGIHLHVPAGAVPKDGPSAGITMTTALASLLSGRKVRTDVAMTGEVSLTGRVLPIGGVKQKLLAADRAGITTVVIPKRNEPDLDDVPGEVLERLTVHPVADVREVLKLALEPAEVLAAVG; this is encoded by the coding sequence ATGGCATCGACGTCCACTCCGCTCACCCTGCCCGTGCTGCCGCTCGACGACGAGGTCGTGCTCCCCGGCATGGTCGTGCCCCTGGACCTGTCCGACGCCGAGGTGCGTGCCGCCGTCGAGGCCGCCCGGGCCGGTACGAGGGGTGTGGGCAAGCCGCAGGTCCTGCTGGTCCCACGGCTGGACGGCTCGTACGGAGCGGTCGGCACCCTGGCCACCGTCGAGCAGGTCGGCCGCCTCGCCGACGGCGACCCCGCCGCCCTGGTCCGCGCCGTCCGCCGGCTGCGGATCGGCGCCGGCACCACCGGCCCCGGCGCCGCCCTCTGGGTGGAGACCGCGGCCTTCCGCGAGTCCGACCCTGGCCTGCCGGTGGCCGGCCGGGCCGCCGAGCTGGTCAAGGAGTACAAGGCCCTCGCCACCCAGTGGCTGCGCCGCCGCGGCGCCTGGCAGATCGTCGACCGCGTCGCCGCCATCGAAGGGGTCGGCGAGCTCGCCGACAACATCGGCTACGCGCCCTTCGCGACCGCCGAGCAGAAGCTGAAGGTGCTGCTGGAGGCCGACCAACTGGCCCGCCTGGAGTACGCCCTGCAGCTGATGCGCGACCACCTCGCCGAGGAGGAGGTCAACGACACCATCCGCAAGGACGTCGAGGAGGGCGTGGCCAAGCAGCAGAAGGAGTTCCTGCTCCGCCGCCAGCTGGAGGCCGTCCGCAAGGAGCTGGCCGAGCTGAACGGCGAGTCCGGCTCCGAGGAGGAGGACTACCGCGCCCGGGTGGAGGCCGCCGCGCTGCCCGAGAAGGTCCGCGAGGCCGCCCTCAAGGAGGTGGACAAGCTGGAGCGGGCCAGCGACCAGTCCCCCGAGGGCTCCTGGATCCGCACCTGGCTGGACACCGTCCTGGAGCTGCCTTGGAACGAGCGCTCCGAGGACGCGTACGACATCGCCGGCGCCCGGGGCGTGCTGGACGCCGACCACGCGGGCCTGGCGGACGTGAAGGACCGCATCGTCGAGTACCTGGCGGTGCGCAAGCGCCGCGCCGACCAGGGGCTCGGGCAGATCGGCGGCCGGCGCGGCGGGGCCGTGCTCGCCCTGGTCGGCCCGCCCGGCGTCGGCAAGACCTCGCTCGGCGAGTCGGTGGCCCGCGCCATGGGCCGCTCCTTCGTCCGGGTCGCCCTGGGCGGCGTCCGCGACGAGGCCGAGATCCGCGGCCACCGCCGCACCTACGTCGGCGCGCTGCCCGGCCGGATCGTCCGGGCGATCAAGGAGGCCGGCTCGATGAACCCGGTCGTCCTGCTCGACGAGATCGACAAGGTCGGCTCCGACTACCGCGGCGACCCGGCGGCCGCCCTGCTCGAAGTGCTCGACCCGGCCCAGAACCACACCTTCCGCGACCACTACCTGGAGGTCGAGCTGGACCTCTCCGATGTGGTCTTCCTCGCCACCGCCAACGTGCTGGAGGCCATCCCCGAGCCGCTGCTCGACCGGATGGAGCTGGTCCGGCTGGACGGCTACACCGAGGACGAGAAGGTGGTCATCGCCCGCGACCACCTGCTGCCCCGGCAGCTGGGCAGGGCCGGGCTGAGGTCCGAGGAGGTCTCGGTGGACGAGCCCGCCCTGCGCCGGCTCGCCGGCGAGTACACCCGTGAGGCCGGCGTCCGGAACCTGGAGCGCTCGATCGCCCGCATCCTGCGGAAGATCGCCGCGCAGAGCGAGCTCGGCGAGCGCGAGCTGCCCGCCGCGATCGGCGCGGAGGACCTGCGGGCGCTGATCGGGCGTCCGCACCACACCCCCGAGTCCGCCCAGGAGCCCGCCGAGCGGCGCACCGCCGTCCCGGGCGTGGCCACCGGCCTCGCGGTGACCGGCGCGGGCGGCGACGTCCTCTACATCGAGGCCTCGCTCGCCGACGCCGAGACCGGCTCCACCGGGCTGACCCTCACCGGGCAGCTGGGCGAGGTGATGAAGGAGTCCGCCCACATCGCCCTCTCCTACCTGCGCTCACGCGGCGCCGAACTGGAGCTGCCGGTCACCGGCCTGCGGGAGCGCGGCATCCACCTGCACGTGCCGGCCGGCGCCGTCCCCAAGGACGGCCCGAGCGCGGGCATCACCATGACCACCGCGCTGGCCTCGCTGCTCTCCGGGCGGAAGGTCCGGACGGACGTGGCGATGACCGGTGAGGTGTCGCTGACCGGGCGGGTGCTGCCGATCGGCGGGGTGAAGCAGAAGCTGCTCGCCGCGGACCGGGCCGGGATCACCACCGTGGTCATCCCCAAGCGGAACGAGCCCGACCTGGACGACGTGCCGGGCGAGGTGCTGGAGCGGCTGACCGTCCACCCGGTGGCGGACGTCCGGGAGGTGCTGAAGCTGGCGCTGGAGCCGGCGGAGGTGCTGGCGGCCGTCGGCTGA
- a CDS encoding GtrA family protein, translated as MPSPTQRALARVPERYRPFLVKHRKAVKFLLVGGTCFVLTMAVNYGLKLTLLEHKPVLALTIATVIATVVSYVLNRQWSFRAAGRKQEAALFFLVSALAVGVNDLPLAFSRYVLDLRRPYVGHVTQEVADFVSGMIVGTLLAMVFRFWAMNRFVFTRLSARVSPDRRRPERVGPGG; from the coding sequence ATGCCGTCCCCCACCCAGCGGGCCCTGGCCCGTGTGCCGGAGCGCTACCGCCCGTTCCTGGTGAAGCACCGGAAAGCGGTGAAGTTCCTGCTGGTCGGCGGCACCTGCTTCGTGCTGACCATGGCGGTCAACTACGGCCTCAAGCTGACCCTGCTGGAGCACAAGCCGGTCCTGGCCCTGACCATCGCGACCGTGATCGCCACCGTGGTGTCGTACGTGCTGAACCGGCAGTGGTCCTTCCGGGCCGCCGGGCGCAAGCAGGAGGCGGCCCTGTTCTTCCTGGTCAGCGCGCTGGCCGTCGGGGTCAACGACCTCCCGCTGGCCTTCTCCCGGTACGTCCTGGACCTGCGCCGGCCGTATGTCGGGCACGTCACCCAGGAGGTCGCGGACTTCGTCAGCGGAATGATCGTGGGGACGCTGCTGGCCATGGTGTTCCGGTTCTGGGCGATGAACCGCTTCGTCTTCACCCGCCTCTCGGCCCGGGTCAGCCCCGACCGGCGCCGGCCCGAGCGGGTCGGCCCCGGCGGCTGA
- a CDS encoding ROK family transcriptional regulator: MRSGPTGHRGVRRGNLALVLGEIAEGSRSRADLAAITGLTRPAVSSLVDELTAARLVTESGPAEPSGRAGRPGTALALDPQGPAGLGAEIGLDHLGACVVDLCGGVRARRRVGIRNRGRHPEGVLADLAELLRQVASGEPPRPAGLTVAVPGPVGAAEGVLERSPGLGWPPRVPVAAALRVALRETGATELAALPITVENDANLGALAELRLADRPTDLCHLLAGPGLGAAFLVDGRLLRGARGFAGEIAHLPVRPDGPACPCGARGCLEQYAGETAVLGAAGLGGRGGRGRADWIEALAQRAAAGDTAVRGALATAGAALGIAAAGVVDLVDPGAVVLGGGYGELGEWVVPAMREEMARRITTRPWQDDWLAASPLGRHGPLLGAALHVTATVIADPGLLTDDDV, from the coding sequence ATGCGGAGCGGACCGACCGGGCACCGCGGGGTGCGCCGCGGCAACCTGGCCCTGGTGCTCGGCGAGATCGCCGAGGGGTCGAGGTCCCGGGCCGACCTCGCCGCGATCACCGGGCTGACCCGGCCCGCGGTGTCCTCCCTGGTGGACGAGCTGACGGCTGCCCGTCTGGTCACCGAGAGCGGTCCCGCCGAACCCAGCGGCCGGGCCGGCCGCCCCGGCACCGCCCTCGCCCTCGACCCGCAGGGCCCCGCCGGGCTCGGCGCCGAGATCGGCCTCGACCACCTCGGCGCCTGCGTGGTCGACCTGTGCGGCGGGGTCCGCGCGCGGCGGCGGGTCGGGATCCGCAACCGCGGCCGCCACCCCGAGGGCGTCCTCGCCGACCTCGCCGAACTGCTGCGGCAGGTCGCCAGCGGGGAACCGCCCCGGCCCGCCGGACTGACCGTGGCCGTCCCCGGCCCGGTCGGCGCGGCCGAGGGCGTCCTGGAACGGTCCCCCGGGCTCGGCTGGCCGCCGCGGGTCCCGGTCGCCGCCGCACTCCGGGTCGCCCTCCGCGAGACCGGCGCCACCGAACTGGCCGCACTCCCCATCACCGTCGAGAACGACGCCAACCTCGGCGCCCTGGCCGAACTCCGGCTCGCCGACCGTCCCACCGACCTCTGCCACCTGCTGGCCGGGCCCGGGCTCGGCGCCGCCTTCCTGGTCGACGGCCGGCTGCTGCGCGGCGCCCGCGGGTTCGCCGGCGAGATCGCCCACCTGCCGGTCCGGCCGGACGGGCCCGCCTGCCCCTGCGGCGCCCGGGGATGCCTGGAGCAGTACGCGGGGGAGACGGCGGTGCTCGGCGCCGCGGGGCTGGGCGGGCGCGGAGGAAGGGGGCGGGCGGACTGGATCGAGGCGCTGGCTCAGCGGGCGGCGGCGGGGGACACGGCCGTCCGGGGCGCCCTGGCGACGGCCGGGGCGGCACTGGGGATCGCGGCGGCGGGGGTGGTGGACCTGGTGGATCCGGGGGCGGTGGTGCTGGGCGGCGGGTACGGGGAACTGGGGGAGTGGGTGGTGCCGGCGATGCGGGAGGAGATGGCGCGGCGCATCACCACCCGGCCCTGGCAGGACGACTGGCTCGCCGCCTCCCCGCTCGGCCGCCACGGCCCCCTCCTCGGCGCCGCCCTCCACGTCACCGCCACCGTCATCGCCGACCCTGGCCTCCTCACCGACGACGACGTCTGA
- a CDS encoding MDR family MFS transporter, protein MSHRKVLEALSGLLLGLFVAVLSSTVVSNALPRILTDLHGGESAYTWVITAALLSLTASTPIWGKLSDLVSKKVLVQAALVIYIGSSALAGLSQNVGELIACRVLQGVGAGGVTALAQICLAAMVPPRERGRYSGYFGAVFALATLGGPLIGGVIVDTDWLGWRWCFYVGIPFALVAIAVLQRTLDLPAAPARTTRTRIDYLGALLVTGAVSLLMIWISLAGRTYPWLSWQTAAMVGGAAVLAALFLAVERRAAEPVIPLGLFRHRTVALAAVASALVGVGMYGATTFLSQYFQLAREKSPTMAGLLTLPMILGLALSSTVAGRLITRYGKWKAYLVAGTALMALGFALLGTLRDDTPYPLIAVPMAVTGIGLGLTLQNLVLAVQNTVPRHELGAASSAVAFFRTLGGAIGVSALGALLSDRVGRYLAENLAAAHVAPGGSALGGGEIPDLGALPAPFVPLVTDAFGHGVGMVFLMAAPFALLAFLVVLFIREAPLKTVQEAAAAPLVRT, encoded by the coding sequence ATGTCCCACCGCAAGGTCCTCGAAGCCCTCTCCGGCCTGCTGCTCGGCCTCTTCGTGGCCGTCCTGTCCTCGACCGTCGTCTCGAACGCCCTGCCGCGGATCCTCACCGACCTGCACGGCGGCGAGTCCGCGTACACGTGGGTGATCACCGCCGCCCTGCTGTCGCTGACCGCGTCCACCCCGATCTGGGGCAAGCTCTCCGACCTGGTCAGCAAGAAGGTGCTGGTGCAGGCGGCCCTGGTGATCTACATCGGCTCCTCCGCGCTGGCCGGCCTCTCGCAGAACGTGGGCGAGCTGATCGCCTGCCGGGTGCTACAGGGCGTCGGCGCCGGCGGTGTCACCGCGCTGGCCCAGATCTGCCTGGCCGCGATGGTGCCGCCGCGCGAGCGCGGCCGGTACAGCGGCTACTTCGGCGCGGTGTTCGCGCTGGCCACCCTCGGCGGGCCGCTGATCGGCGGCGTCATCGTGGACACCGACTGGCTCGGCTGGCGCTGGTGCTTCTACGTGGGCATCCCGTTCGCGCTGGTGGCGATCGCCGTGCTGCAGCGCACCCTGGACCTGCCCGCCGCCCCCGCCCGCACCACCCGGACCCGGATCGACTACCTCGGCGCGCTGCTGGTCACCGGCGCGGTCAGCCTGCTGATGATCTGGATCAGCCTGGCCGGCCGGACCTACCCGTGGCTGTCCTGGCAGACCGCGGCGATGGTCGGCGGCGCGGCGGTGCTGGCGGCGCTGTTCCTGGCGGTGGAGCGGCGGGCCGCCGAGCCGGTGATCCCGCTCGGGCTGTTCCGGCACCGCACGGTGGCGCTGGCCGCCGTCGCCAGCGCCCTGGTCGGCGTCGGGATGTACGGCGCGACCACCTTCCTCAGCCAGTACTTCCAGCTGGCCCGCGAGAAGTCCCCGACCATGGCCGGCCTGCTCACCCTGCCGATGATCCTGGGCCTGGCGCTCTCCTCCACCGTGGCCGGCCGGCTGATCACCCGGTACGGGAAGTGGAAGGCGTACCTGGTGGCCGGGACGGCCCTGATGGCGCTCGGCTTCGCGCTCCTCGGCACCCTCCGGGACGACACCCCGTACCCGCTGATCGCGGTGCCCATGGCGGTGACCGGGATCGGCCTCGGCCTCACCCTGCAGAACCTGGTGCTGGCCGTGCAGAACACGGTGCCGCGGCACGAGCTCGGCGCGGCCAGCTCGGCGGTCGCCTTCTTCCGCACCCTGGGCGGGGCGATCGGCGTCTCGGCGCTCGGGGCGCTGCTCTCCGACCGGGTCGGGCGGTACCTGGCCGAGAACCTGGCCGCCGCCCACGTCGCCCCGGGCGGGTCCGCGCTCGGCGGCGGGGAGATCCCCGACCTCGGCGCGCTGCCCGCGCCGTTCGTCCCGCTGGTGACGGACGCCTTCGGGCACGGCGTCGGCATGGTCTTCCTGATGGCCGCGCCGTTCGCGCTGCTGGCGTTCCTGGTGGTGCTGTTCATCCGGGAGGCGCCGCTGAAGACCGTCCAGGAGGCGGCGGCCGCCCCGCTGGTGCGGACCTGA
- a CDS encoding inorganic phosphate transporter, with protein sequence MEHITFLVAVVIITALAFDFTNGFHDTANAMATSIATGALKPKVAVTIAAVLNFAGAFLSVKVATTISGGIVNEKTGVQPAVIFAALVGAILWNLLTWLKGLPSSSSHALYGGLIGATVVGVGMNGVNFATVTSKILIPAVASPIVAGLASWGATKLAYRLTRGGREETTDKGFRVGQVFSSSLISLAHGTNDAQKTMGIITLTLVSVGNLPKGAMPPAWVVVSAGAAIAIGTYMGGWRIIRSMGSGLADIKPRQGLASETAAATVILTSSHMGYGLSTTQVCSGGIMGAGLGGPEGKLRWGMARRMVYTWGLTLPAAATVSGIAAFIAIQGSWGVALVGAALVVGSGAMWLASRRQPVHAGNVNEVNEVEVEVAPAPVTPTPASTTVAA encoded by the coding sequence ATGGAACACATCACGTTCCTGGTGGCCGTTGTGATCATCACGGCGCTCGCCTTCGACTTCACCAACGGCTTCCACGACACCGCCAACGCGATGGCCACCTCCATCGCCACGGGGGCCCTCAAGCCCAAGGTCGCGGTCACCATCGCGGCGGTCCTGAACTTCGCCGGCGCCTTCCTCTCCGTGAAGGTCGCCACCACCATCTCCGGCGGCATCGTCAACGAGAAGACCGGCGTCCAACCGGCCGTCATCTTCGCCGCCCTGGTCGGAGCCATCCTCTGGAACCTCCTGACCTGGCTGAAGGGCCTTCCCTCCAGCTCCTCGCACGCCCTGTACGGCGGCCTGATCGGCGCCACGGTCGTGGGTGTGGGCATGAACGGCGTGAACTTCGCGACCGTCACCTCCAAGATCCTCATCCCGGCGGTCGCCTCCCCGATCGTCGCCGGCCTCGCCTCCTGGGGCGCCACCAAGCTGGCGTACCGGCTGACCCGCGGCGGCCGCGAGGAGACCACCGACAAGGGCTTCCGGGTCGGGCAGGTCTTCTCCTCCTCGCTGATCTCGCTCGCCCACGGCACCAACGACGCGCAGAAGACCATGGGCATCATCACCCTGACCCTGGTCTCGGTCGGCAACCTGCCCAAGGGCGCCATGCCGCCGGCGTGGGTCGTGGTCAGCGCCGGTGCGGCCATCGCCATCGGCACCTACATGGGCGGCTGGCGGATCATCCGCTCGATGGGCTCCGGTCTGGCCGACATCAAGCCCCGCCAGGGCCTGGCCTCGGAGACCGCGGCCGCCACGGTCATCCTGACCTCCTCGCACATGGGCTACGGCCTCTCCACCACCCAGGTCTGCTCCGGCGGCATCATGGGCGCCGGCCTCGGCGGCCCGGAGGGCAAGCTGCGCTGGGGCATGGCCCGCCGCATGGTCTACACCTGGGGCCTGACCCTGCCCGCCGCCGCCACGGTGTCCGGCATCGCGGCCTTCATCGCCATCCAGGGCTCCTGGGGCGTCGCCCTGGTCGGTGCCGCGCTGGTCGTCGGCTCGGGCGCGATGTGGCTCGCCTCCCGCCGCCAGCCGGTCCACGCCGGCAACGTCAACGAGGTGAACGAGGTCGAGGTCGAGGTCGCCCCGGCCCCGGTCACCCCCACCCCCGCGTCCACCACCGTCGCGGCCTGA